From the Trifolium pratense cultivar HEN17-A07 linkage group LG4, ARS_RC_1.1, whole genome shotgun sequence genome, the window TGATGACAAAGCCCTTGAAGATCTCCTTTGTGTCTTTCTCGTAGGTCAAAATCCTTCACAACCTGAGATTCACATCAAAATATGCCATTTATAGTACTAAATcaatacatttaatttttaaagatTAAAAACATATAAGGAATTCTCAGTTTTTTTCTTGACTTAAATGCATTTTTCGTCCTCCTTTttcattcaaaattaaattttacataTTTAAGAGATTTTCTTGGtcacattattttttatagggttatgttaacttgtgccctaagggcacatgttaagctacctaaaaatagaaatatagcatttaatgatagaaaatatttaatgtttagagaattgaatacaccacaagttcaataaatgttttccacatttatctccttaacatgtgcccttaagggcacaagttaacattctccttttttaTAAGGTGGCATCATTTTTCgtcctcttttttattttttttaattaagtttaagCCAATATGACCTAAATTTCCACATCTTGTTCCAACAATTGACCTAAATttaggagggtgtattggattgagatttcatgggattttaaaagacttttttatgacaaaaaaatcttgaggtattcaatcaagacttttacaaaagttaaataaatcttgtggtattcaattaagacaaacatgatttttttttcagggcaataaaatccgttggtattcaattgagatttggtactacttttaaaatgtctactggtattcaaaagtctaccgattttgatggattcttctatggaatggattttgagagactttttagttgaaaatacacttgatagactttttcaacaatctcaccaaaagccttgagacttttttgaaatctccaagactttttattttcatcatcactgtatcaaattttttttttctttattttttcatagttcatcatcactgcactccttcttcttttctttgttcacttgttcaagaatctcaccaaaagacttgagactttttcaaactctccaagattttttactttcatcatcattatatcagttcttcttcttcttcttcttcttctatcaaatatgtttttttgcaaaaaaatattttaacaaattctacatcttttttacaaacttttgattcaatacaactttttacggcaaattttttttcgttaccttcatctgcttcttttcccatcaatggtgataatggtttttatttgtgattagaaacatatacgtgaaaaaaatgtaaggctttttttttgtttaaaaatttggattcccaaaaaaatataatttcttttattaaaatttattgattcttttaaaatttgcctaatatacaaaagtttcttaatatataaagtattatgaaatcttgattgtaaaaagttttttgaaaaaaatctctcaaaatccattcaaatcatgtgttaaaaatcttgattgtaaaaaagtctctgtaaaaaagtctttaaaatctcacaaaatcaatatagtccaacaaaatctcataaaatcatcaagactttttttaccaaaattgtctcatgaaatcccaatccaatacaccccccttaatTTTAATGTTAGTGTAGATTCATTTTTATCCAATTCAAGTTGGTTAGAGTGTCACTTCATAAAAAATGAGGGAATCAATGTTCTTTTTGGATATGCATTTCACATATGCTTCTTATGCCCCGATACATTATGGTCGTTACCCGTGACTGTCAAAAGCTAAAAATCCTAGCTCGGAGTATTCGTGCATCTGAAAAGTTCTTCATCATGAAAACAAATGAATATCAAATCCCacatgttgtaaaaaaaaaaaaaagaagaaattgaacAAATAACCCAATTTTAGAAATGGAGGACTAATAGTTAATTTTGAGCAAATTAGGAGACAGAAAGTAcatttatgcgtttttattttatatattgtattGATCCAAACTTTGTGTCGTCACGTTGTGAGAGTATAGTCTCTTCTGCTAGACCCAACATTCTTCACCGATATATGAAATTGTATTACTTATTATGAGCTAATTAGAGAACCTTTATGCCTTTGCAACAAAGTAactaacaaaaaagaaaaccttTTTTATACTCCCTTAAAtaaattctgattttttttttaaaaaataacagaGGATATAAAAATGAAACCTCTAGGACTCCACATTTAGAAGCAATTATCTGTGCTGTTTCAAAAGCACGCTCCAAGTCAGAAGAATATATTGCAGAGATCTTTGGTCCTCTGGATAGTTTATCAGCAACCTTcatagtaaaaaattattacaagAATTAAAGTCTTGAAGcaattaattaaacaaattaaatgtaAGTAGCCAATTTGGTTAATTTGTacgattttataaaataaaaaaaaaattaaaaaaaacaacttaccGCATGTGCTTGTTGTCTTCCAATTTCATTCAATTCAACATCCAAGTGCCCCTGAAGTTTACATATATACATGCTTGTATGAAttataaaaattgataatttgaaaatggaaattaattaacatgttgAAGCAAAATccaattttcattaaaaaaaaaaaaaaaagactaatcaCTAagccacttgatgccagaactgaaccccgaaccagattaaaccggtggtgaaaaactaaaaaaaaaaaaaaaaaaaaagaaattacctGAACTTTTCTTTCAGCATTCCAAATTGTTTGACCATGACGAACCACAACTATCTCAGCATAATCTGGATGAGGATAGCAGCTATAACAAACATCATTTCTCATTAGTTTGATGACTAATTAATGGTATAATTACTTAATTAGGTAGGCAtagcaaaacaaaataaactaaTTGCATTTTTTTCCTGGTAGTCCGGTACTCCGGTGGTTAGAATTTTACTCCTAAGGTGAAAAAGTGGAATCTCTGGGTTCGAACTCTACATGTGAAATACGATGTCTCTACCAACCGAATTAAGCTCACGGACTAActaatttcattaattatcatcAAAATGAAAAGTTTATTGAGGAAATGACAGGAAAAGCACCTAGAAAAAGAATCAGTGGTGAAAGACTCGGCCATTCTGAGTGAGTTGAACAATGAACTAAGGTCGTGCTTAATTTGGTTACAGAAACTAATTAATGGTGATACAAATGCAACACAAGAGGAAGaagaatatatattattattattattattattatgttacaGTTTTATTTCCTCGTTGCTTCCATTTCATACTATAatattatagtatattttttttcagttGACGTTACTCTATAGTATATTATAGTCTATGAGAGTATAGACTATAATATAgcaatttgaaattaaaaaaaaaagactatataaCAATTCTTTTCCAAacacaaataatattaaaagaCTATAACAACTATCACATTAGGTCAAAAATGGTTGTTAGAATTGaatgttatttttatgaaaGGAATATTGTTTGGAATTAAGATTGAAACATTAAAGGAACATTTTTAT encodes:
- the LOC123881599 gene encoding phosphoglycerate mutase-like protein 4 isoform X1; amino-acid sequence: MAESFTTDSFSSCYPHPDYAEIVVVRHGQTIWNAERKVQGHLDVELNEIGRQQAHAVADKLSRGPKISAIYSSDLERAFETAQIIASKCGVLEVVKDFDLRERHKGDLQGLCHHDIAKTNPISYKAMMSDNEDQEIPGGGESINQLFERCKSALLRIGKNYKGERVVVVSHGASIEILYKWACVNGYEGKIHNASISIFHLYDEDKWTLKVWANVSHLSTN
- the LOC123881599 gene encoding phosphoglycerate mutase-like protein 4 isoform X2, translated to MAESFTTDSFSSCYPHPDYAEIVVVRHGQTIWNAERKVQGHLDVELNEIGRQQAHAVADKLSRGPKISAIYSSDLERAFETAQIIASKCGVLEVVKDFDLRERHKGDLQGLCHHDIAKTNPISYKAMMSDNEDQEIPGRELSLSLMEHPLKYFTSGLV